From the genome of Bradyrhizobium sp. SZCCHNS1050, one region includes:
- a CDS encoding RluA family pseudouridine synthase, producing MSRRIKRTQTRSDRPTDRRSERPKAEAARSPGAAAKRESAKRPDAERPRRDRFAGDREAAPRGDFGRGKAERSRAPRAEGEDRRDSFAPRKQPPAKRAGAGKPARFSSEHAERRPAAPPPKKVEPETPLLPTKVQTVVVTADENNMRVDRFLEARFPGLSFSHIQRIVRKGELRVDGKRADSKDRLEEGQSVRIPPLKLDAPKERAGLSEGERKTLESLKAMTLYEDDDVLVLNKPAGLAVQGGSGMTRHIDQMLEVMRDAKGQKPRLVHRIDRETSGCLLIAKTRFAATHLTGAFRSRSARKIYWALVAGVPKPKQGRISTYLAKEESEDDTIMRVAAHGDEGASHAVTYYAVVEASANKLAWVSLKPVTGRTHQLRAHMAHIGHPIVGDPKYFNIENWALPGGLQNRLHLLARRIVIPHPRGGFIDATAPLPPHMLQSWNLLGLEHDRFDPIENAPEE from the coding sequence ATGAGCCGCCGTATCAAGCGAACCCAGACCCGATCCGATCGCCCGACCGATCGCCGCAGCGAGCGGCCGAAGGCCGAGGCGGCCCGCAGCCCAGGCGCCGCGGCCAAGCGTGAGTCTGCGAAGCGTCCCGATGCCGAGCGGCCGCGGCGCGACCGTTTTGCCGGTGACCGCGAGGCGGCACCGCGCGGCGATTTCGGGCGCGGTAAAGCCGAGCGCAGCCGTGCGCCGCGCGCCGAGGGAGAGGATCGCCGCGACAGCTTCGCGCCGCGCAAACAGCCGCCGGCCAAGCGCGCCGGCGCCGGCAAGCCGGCGCGGTTCAGCTCGGAGCATGCCGAGCGCAGGCCTGCGGCGCCGCCGCCGAAGAAGGTCGAGCCGGAGACGCCGCTGCTGCCGACGAAGGTGCAGACCGTGGTGGTCACGGCCGACGAGAACAACATGCGCGTCGACCGCTTCCTCGAGGCGCGCTTCCCCGGTCTGTCGTTCTCCCACATCCAGCGCATCGTCCGCAAAGGCGAGTTGCGCGTCGATGGCAAGCGCGCGGACTCCAAGGACCGCCTGGAGGAAGGGCAGAGCGTGCGCATTCCGCCGCTCAAGCTCGATGCGCCGAAGGAGCGCGCCGGCCTCTCCGAGGGCGAGCGAAAGACGCTTGAGAGCCTCAAGGCGATGACGCTGTACGAGGACGACGACGTGCTCGTCCTCAACAAGCCCGCCGGGCTCGCGGTGCAGGGCGGCTCCGGCATGACCCGCCACATCGACCAGATGCTGGAGGTGATGCGCGACGCCAAGGGCCAGAAGCCGCGGCTCGTGCACCGCATCGACCGCGAGACCTCCGGCTGCCTCCTGATCGCCAAGACCCGTTTCGCCGCCACGCATCTGACTGGCGCCTTCCGCAGCCGTTCCGCGCGCAAGATCTACTGGGCGCTGGTGGCGGGCGTGCCCAAGCCCAAGCAGGGCCGCATCTCCACGTATCTTGCCAAGGAGGAGAGCGAGGACGACACCATCATGCGCGTCGCCGCCCATGGCGACGAGGGCGCCAGCCACGCCGTGACCTACTACGCCGTGGTCGAGGCCTCGGCCAACAAGCTCGCCTGGGTGTCCTTGAAGCCGGTGACGGGGCGCACCCATCAGTTGCGCGCGCACATGGCCCATATCGGCCACCCCATCGTCGGCGATCCCAAATATTTCAACATCGAGAACTGGGCGCTGCCCGGCGGCCTGCAGAACCGGCTGCATCTCTTGGCGCGCCGCATCGTCATCCCGCATCCGCGCGGCGGGTTCATCGACGCCACCGCGCCGCTGCCGCCGCACATGCTGCAGTCGTGGAACCTGCTCGGCCTCGAGCATGACCGCTTCGACCCGATCGAGAACGCGCCGGAGGAGTGA
- a CDS encoding alpha/beta hydrolase encodes MTLTRLGLAILAATLATTATQAQQSPMPDDIAWKLIEIGRVVAPPKTAAIYAPLQAKEPYTGVKVQRDVRYGTAERNLLDVFTPDAAAPPRPVLIFVHGGAFIGGNKRTTPDGPFYDNIMLWAVKSGFVGVDITYRLAPKFPWPAGVEDVASAVQWVAAHAAENGGDPARIYLMGHSAGAVHVATYVAHPEFHKVAGGGLAGAIMASGVYDLTATPLGDQEMAYFGTDPSRFKERSSLSGLQASSLSLMIVSAELDPPRFVEQFDLLKQAACKRPSGCARAVMLPQHSHMSEVYAINTEDDRLTREIAEFVQTGK; translated from the coding sequence ATGACGCTCACGCGACTGGGCCTGGCGATCCTGGCAGCCACGCTGGCGACGACCGCCACGCAGGCGCAGCAGAGCCCGATGCCCGACGACATCGCCTGGAAGCTGATCGAGATCGGCCGGGTCGTCGCCCCGCCGAAGACCGCCGCGATCTACGCGCCGCTGCAGGCCAAGGAACCCTACACCGGCGTCAAGGTGCAGCGCGATGTGAGATACGGCACGGCCGAACGCAATCTGCTCGACGTCTTCACACCGGATGCCGCGGCCCCGCCCCGGCCCGTGCTGATCTTCGTGCATGGCGGCGCCTTCATCGGCGGCAACAAGCGCACCACGCCGGACGGCCCGTTCTACGACAACATCATGCTATGGGCGGTGAAGAGCGGCTTCGTCGGCGTCGACATCACCTACCGCCTCGCGCCGAAATTCCCCTGGCCTGCCGGCGTCGAGGACGTCGCCAGCGCGGTGCAATGGGTGGCCGCCCACGCCGCCGAGAACGGCGGCGATCCCGCGCGCATCTATCTGATGGGCCATTCGGCCGGCGCGGTGCACGTCGCAACCTATGTGGCGCATCCCGAATTCCACAAGGTCGCCGGCGGCGGCCTTGCGGGCGCGATCATGGCCTCGGGCGTCTACGACCTCACCGCGACGCCGCTCGGCGACCAGGAGATGGCCTATTTCGGCACCGATCCCTCGCGCTTCAAGGAGCGCTCGTCGCTATCAGGCCTGCAAGCCTCGAGTCTGTCGCTGATGATCGTCTCCGCCGAGCTCGACCCGCCGCGCTTCGTCGAGCAGTTCGACCTGTTGAAGCAGGCCGCCTGCAAACGGCCATCCGGCTGCGCCCGCGCGGTGATGCTGCCGCAGCACAGCCACATGTCCGAGGTGTATGCGATCAATACCGAGGACGACCGGCTGACGCGGGAGATCGCGGAGTTCGTACAGACGGGCAAATAG